A segment of the Actinomycetes bacterium genome:
AGCGGTCCGCGGGTGTGCACATCGCGCCCCGGCACCCGATGCCGGCCCCGCTGCCCGACCCGACGACTGACTGGGAGACACCCGAGGGCTGGATCGACGGCTACCTGTCGGCCGTGGAGTGGCGTACGACCGGCGGCCGGTTCGACCAGCCCGGCCCGGGCGCGGTCTGGACCCGGCTGCGCCACCCGCTGGTCCCCGACGAGGAGCCCACCGGCCTACAAAGGGTCATGGCCGTGGCGGACTCCGGCAGCGGGATCTCCAGCGAGCTGGACCAGCGCAGGTGGCACTTCATCAACCCCGAGCTCACCGTGCACCTGCACCGGATCCCCGCGGGTGAGTGGATCTGCCTGGACGCCGTCACCACGATCTCCGACGGCGGCGTCGGCCTCGCGACGTCCGTGCTGTCCGACGTCGACGGCCCGGTGGGGGTTGGCGCGCAGTCGCTGCTGGTGGCTCCGCGATAGGCCGGCGCCTGCCCGCTCAGCTGCGCAGGTACGAGGCTCCGTTGACGTCGACGATCGTCCCGCTGGAGAACCTGGCCTCGGGCGAGGCCAGCCAAAGCACCGCGGTGGCCACCTCCTCGGGCCTGGCCACGCGGCCGAACGGGGACTGCGCGCGCACCGCGTCACCGCCCGGCCCGTCGAGCGCCTCACGGGCCATGTCGGTCTGGACGAATCCGGGCGCCACCGTGCTCACCGAAATGCCATGACCGGCCAGCGCGACCGCCATCGACTGGCCGAAGGCGTTGAGCCCGGCCTTGGACGCCGCATAGGCGGGTGCGTTCGGCTCCCCTCGGAAGGCGCCGCGGCTGGAGACGTTGACGACCGCACCACCTCCAGCGGCGATGAGGTGCGGGACGGCGCAGAAGGTGCAGTTGGCCGCGGCCTGCAGGTTGACCGCCAGCGTGGCCGCCCAGGCCTGCTGCCAGTCGAGGTAGGTGGTGCCCGTCGGAGGATGGGCG
Coding sequences within it:
- a CDS encoding thioesterase family protein, whose product is MTDSFYVPLGDDRWRATVNTTGPWDARHQHGGPPGALLARAVEQCEPREDAVVARVTVEILGGIPVGELVLTSRVARPGRRVELVEASLAAGGRTVARATAWRVQRSAGVHIAPRHPMPAPLPDPTTDWETPEGWIDGYLSAVEWRTTGGRFDQPGPGAVWTRLRHPLVPDEEPTGLQRVMAVADSGSGISSELDQRRWHFINPELTVHLHRIPAGEWICLDAVTTISDGGVGLATSVLSDVDGPVGVGAQSLLVAPR
- a CDS encoding SDR family oxidoreductase, with the protein product MPVSRAVLVTGGSRGIGRAVAQAFAAAGDRVAVHYWRSEGQAARTLDGLPGDGHLAVRADLADPEQTLRAVDAAAAGLGGLDVLVNNAGVFLAHPPTGTTYLDWQQAWAATLAVNLQAAANCTFCAVPHLIAAGGGAVVNVSSRGAFRGEPNAPAYAASKAGLNAFGQSMAVALAGHGISVSTVAPGFVQTDMAREALDGPGGDAVRAQSPFGRVARPEEVATAVLWLASPEARFSSGTIVDVNGASYLRS